Proteins found in one Chlamydia pneumoniae TW-183 genomic segment:
- the dnaA gene encoding chromosomal replication initiator protein DnaA, with the protein MLTCNECTTWEQFLNYVKTRCSKTAFENWISPIQVLEETQEKIRLEVPNIFVQNYLLDNYKRDLCSFVPLDVHGEPALEFVVAEHKKPSAPVASQKESNEGISEVFEETKDFELKLNLSYRFDNFIEGPSNQFVKSAAVGIAGKPGRSYNPLFIHGGVGLGKTHLLHAVGHYVREHHKNLRIHCITTEAFINDLVYHLKSKSVDKMKNFYRSLDLLLVDDIQFLQNRQNFEEEFCNTFETLINLSKQIVITSDKPPSQLKLSERIIARMEWGLVAHVGIPDLETRVAILQHKAEQKGLLIPNEMAFYIADHIYGNVRQLEGAINKLTAYCRLFGKSLTETTVRETLKELFRSPTKQKISVETILKSVATVFQVKLNDLKGNSRSKDLVLARQIAMYLAKTLITDSLVAIGAAFGKTHSTVLYACKTIEHKLQNDETLKRQVNLCKNHIVG; encoded by the coding sequence ATGTTAACCTGTAACGAGTGCACTACTTGGGAACAGTTTTTAAATTATGTTAAGACACGTTGCTCGAAAACGGCTTTTGAAAATTGGATTTCTCCTATTCAAGTTCTTGAAGAAACTCAAGAGAAAATTCGCTTAGAAGTCCCCAACATTTTTGTACAAAATTATCTTCTTGATAACTACAAAAGAGACCTCTGTTCTTTTGTCCCCTTAGATGTTCATGGAGAGCCTGCTTTAGAATTTGTAGTTGCAGAACACAAGAAACCTTCAGCCCCCGTGGCTTCTCAAAAAGAATCAAACGAAGGAATTTCTGAGGTCTTTGAAGAAACTAAAGATTTTGAATTAAAGCTGAATCTCTCCTATCGCTTTGATAATTTCATTGAAGGTCCCTCAAATCAATTTGTGAAGTCTGCAGCTGTAGGTATTGCTGGGAAACCTGGCCGCTCCTACAACCCTTTATTCATCCATGGGGGTGTGGGATTAGGCAAAACGCATTTACTTCATGCCGTAGGTCACTACGTAAGAGAACATCATAAAAATCTACGCATCCATTGCATCACTACAGAAGCGTTTATCAACGATCTTGTCTACCATCTCAAATCCAAGTCTGTTGATAAAATGAAAAATTTTTATCGTTCCCTAGATTTACTTCTTGTTGATGATATTCAATTTTTACAGAATCGCCAAAATTTTGAAGAAGAGTTTTGCAATACCTTTGAGACTTTGATCAACCTGAGTAAGCAAATTGTAATTACCAGTGATAAACCTCCAAGTCAGCTCAAACTTTCCGAGCGTATCATTGCTAGAATGGAATGGGGACTGGTTGCTCACGTCGGCATCCCTGATTTAGAAACTCGGGTTGCGATTTTACAGCACAAGGCGGAGCAAAAAGGATTGCTCATTCCTAATGAAATGGCATTTTATATTGCGGATCACATCTATGGCAATGTCCGTCAATTGGAAGGAGCTATCAACAAGCTGACTGCCTATTGTCGTCTTTTCGGCAAGTCTCTTACAGAAACTACAGTCCGAGAAACTCTAAAAGAGCTCTTCCGTTCTCCAACAAAACAAAAAATTTCTGTAGAAACGATCTTAAAAAGTGTTGCTACAGTATTCCAAGTAAAGCTGAATGATCTTAAGGGAAACTCACGCTCTAAAGATCTTGTGTTAGCTCGGCAAATTGCTATGTATTTAGCAAAAACTCTTATTACAGATTCTTTAGTTGCAATAGGAGCTGCTTTTGGTAAAACTCATTCGACAGTACTTTATGCCTGTAAAACTATAGAACATAAATTACAAAATGACGAAACTCTTAAGCGTCAAGTAAATCTCTGTAAAAATCATATTGTTGGTTAA
- a CDS encoding bactofilin family protein, with the protein MFRRTGKGPFEDVQTLYEEETSSPSSYSPYSRSERPETPPSLFDNPKASEARPLNHNLTEESSLPQWSSTPRTESLLPLEEPETTLGEGVTFKGELAFERLLRIDGTFEGILVSKGKIIIGPKGVVKADIQLQEAIIEGVVEGNITVSGKVELRGGAIIKGDIQANTLCVDEGVRILGYLAIAGITDHSERERDL; encoded by the coding sequence ATGTTCCGTAGAACAGGAAAAGGTCCTTTTGAAGATGTGCAAACACTTTACGAAGAAGAAACTTCTTCACCTTCCAGCTACTCGCCATATTCAAGATCCGAGCGCCCAGAGACCCCTCCAAGTCTTTTTGACAACCCTAAAGCTTCGGAAGCTCGCCCTTTGAATCACAATTTAACTGAAGAATCTTCTCTTCCTCAATGGTCCTCAACTCCAAGAACAGAATCTCTACTCCCTCTTGAAGAACCTGAAACTACCTTAGGAGAAGGCGTCACCTTTAAAGGAGAACTTGCTTTTGAACGTCTCCTACGTATTGACGGAACTTTTGAAGGCATTTTAGTCTCAAAAGGAAAAATTATTATCGGTCCTAAAGGAGTGGTAAAGGCAGATATTCAGCTACAAGAAGCCATTATTGAAGGGGTTGTAGAAGGAAATATCACAGTATCTGGAAAAGTCGAACTCCGTGGAGGCGCAATCATTAAAGGAGACATCCAAGCGAACACGTTGTGTGTTGATGAGGGCGTACGTATTCTTGGTTACCTTGCAATTGCAGGAATTACTGATCATTCTGAGAGAGAAAGAGACTTATAG
- a CDS encoding Na(+)-transporting NADH-quinone reductase subunit B → MLKKFINSLWKLCQQDKYQRFTPIVDAIDTFCYEPIETPSKPPFIRDSVDVKRWMMLVVIALFPATFVAIWNSGLQSIVYSSGNPVLMEQFLHISGFGSYLSFVYKEIHIVPILWEGLKIFIPLLTISYVVGGTCEVLFAVVRGHKIAEGLLVTGILYPLTLPPTIPYWMAALGIAFGIVVSKELFGGTGMNILNPALSGRAFLFFTFPAKMSGDVWVGSNPGVIKDSLMKMNSSTGKVLIDGFSQSTCLQTLNSTPPSVKRLHVDAIAANMLHIPHVPTQDVIHSQFSLWTETHPGWVLDNLTLTQLQTFVTAPVAEGGLGLLPTQFDSAYAITDVIYGIGKFSAGNLFWGNIIGSLGETSTFACLLGAIFLIVTGIASWRTMAAFGIGAFLTGWLFKFISVLIVGQNGAWAPARFFIPAYRQLFLGGLAFGLVFMATDPVSSPTMKLGKWIYGFFIGFMTIVIRLINPAYPEGVMLAILLGNVFAPLIDYFAVRKYRKRGV, encoded by the coding sequence ATGCTCAAAAAATTCATAAATTCTCTTTGGAAACTATGTCAACAAGACAAGTATCAGCGCTTTACTCCCATTGTCGATGCGATAGATACATTTTGTTACGAACCTATTGAAACCCCTTCCAAGCCTCCTTTCATCCGCGATTCTGTAGATGTTAAGCGTTGGATGATGCTTGTTGTTATCGCTTTGTTTCCCGCGACCTTTGTTGCGATCTGGAATTCAGGACTTCAATCTATCGTTTATAGCTCAGGCAATCCTGTGCTGATGGAGCAATTCTTACATATTTCTGGATTTGGTAGTTATTTATCCTTTGTTTACAAAGAGATCCATATAGTTCCTATCCTTTGGGAAGGACTTAAGATCTTTATTCCTCTACTTACGATTAGCTATGTTGTCGGGGGTACTTGTGAGGTCCTATTTGCTGTAGTTCGTGGGCATAAAATCGCAGAAGGACTGCTAGTAACCGGAATCCTCTATCCCCTTACTCTCCCTCCGACAATTCCTTACTGGATGGCAGCCTTAGGGATCGCCTTTGGTATTGTTGTCAGTAAAGAGCTCTTCGGAGGCACAGGGATGAACATCCTCAATCCTGCTCTATCAGGAAGGGCATTCTTATTTTTTACGTTTCCAGCAAAGATGAGTGGTGACGTTTGGGTAGGAAGCAACCCCGGAGTGATTAAAGATAGCCTCATGAAGATGAACTCCTCGACAGGAAAAGTACTCATTGATGGATTTTCACAGTCTACCTGCCTACAAACTCTAAATTCGACACCCCCCTCTGTAAAGCGTCTGCATGTCGATGCGATTGCTGCAAATATGCTTCACATTCCTCACGTCCCTACTCAAGATGTCATTCACTCACAATTTTCTCTTTGGACAGAGACGCATCCTGGTTGGGTTTTAGATAATCTCACTCTTACACAACTTCAAACGTTTGTTACAGCTCCTGTTGCTGAGGGAGGATTGGGGCTGCTTCCCACACAGTTCGATTCTGCCTATGCTATTACCGATGTGATCTATGGGATTGGGAAGTTCTCAGCTGGGAATCTCTTTTGGGGAAACATTATAGGTTCTCTGGGGGAGACCTCCACTTTCGCCTGTCTGTTGGGTGCAATATTCCTTATTGTTACAGGCATTGCCTCTTGGAGAACCATGGCAGCCTTTGGGATAGGAGCCTTTCTCACAGGCTGGCTCTTTAAGTTTATCAGCGTACTCATCGTGGGACAAAACGGAGCTTGGGCACCTGCTCGATTCTTCATTCCCGCCTATCGGCAGCTTTTCCTCGGAGGACTTGCTTTTGGTTTAGTCTTTATGGCTACGGATCCCGTATCATCGCCGACTATGAAATTAGGGAAATGGATTTACGGATTCTTTATAGGATTTATGACTATTGTGATTCGTCTTATCAATCCTGCGTATCCTGAGGGAGTGATGTTAGCGATCCTTCTGGGCAATGTATTTGCCCCTCTTATCGACTATTTTGCTGTTAGAAAGTATAGAAAAAGGGGAGTCTAG
- a CDS encoding Na(+)-translocating NADH-quinone reductase subunit C, translating into MSKGSSKHTVRINQTWYIVSFILGLSLFAGVLLSTIYYVLSPIQEQAATFDRNKQMLLAAHILDFKGRFQIQEKKEWVPATFDKKTQLLEVATKKVSEVSYPELELYAERFVRPLLTDAQGKVFSFEEKNLNPIEFFEKYQESPPCQQSPLPFYVILENTSRTENMSGADVAKDLSTVQALIFPISGFGLWGPIHGYLGVKNDGDTVLGTAWYQQGETPGLGANITNPEWQEQFYGKKIFLQDSSGTTNFATTDLGLEVVKGSVRTTLGDSPKALSAIDGISGATLTCNGVTEAYVQSLACYRQLLINFSNLTHEKKTGE; encoded by the coding sequence ATGTCTAAAGGCTCTTCAAAACATACCGTCCGCATAAACCAAACCTGGTACATCGTTTCCTTTATCCTGGGCCTCAGCTTATTTGCAGGAGTGCTGTTATCCACAATCTACTATGTGCTCTCCCCAATACAGGAACAAGCTGCTACTTTCGATCGCAATAAGCAAATGCTTTTAGCTGCTCATATTTTAGATTTTAAAGGAAGATTTCAAATTCAGGAAAAAAAAGAGTGGGTGCCTGCGACTTTCGATAAAAAAACACAACTTCTTGAAGTTGCTACAAAAAAAGTCTCTGAGGTTTCCTATCCTGAATTAGAGCTGTATGCCGAGCGCTTTGTCCGTCCTCTACTTACAGATGCCCAAGGCAAGGTATTTTCTTTTGAAGAAAAAAATCTGAATCCCATTGAATTTTTTGAGAAATATCAAGAAAGCCCTCCGTGTCAGCAATCCCCCCTCCCCTTTTATGTCATTTTAGAGAATACCTCTCGCACAGAAAATATGTCAGGAGCCGACGTTGCGAAAGACCTTTCTACAGTTCAAGCTTTGATCTTCCCTATATCAGGATTCGGCCTTTGGGGCCCCATCCATGGCTATCTAGGAGTGAAAAACGACGGTGACACTGTATTGGGAACCGCATGGTACCAACAAGGAGAAACTCCAGGTTTAGGAGCAAATATTACAAATCCCGAATGGCAAGAGCAATTCTATGGGAAGAAAATCTTCCTACAAGATTCTTCTGGAACTACAAATTTTGCAACAACAGACCTAGGGCTTGAGGTAGTTAAAGGTTCCGTGCGTACTACTTTGGGAGATTCTCCAAAAGCTCTTTCTGCTATTGATGGGATTTCTGGAGCCACCTTAACATGCAACGGTGTCACTGAAGCTTATGTACAATCTCTGGCTTGCTATCGTCAGCTCCTTATAAATTTTTCTAATTTAACCCATGAAAAGAAAACAGGCGAATGA
- the nqrD gene encoding NADH:ubiquinone reductase (Na(+)-transporting) subunit D has product MTSKKSYKSYFFDPLWSNNQILIAILGICSALAVTTTVQTAITMGIAVSIVTGCSSFFVSLLRKFTPDSVRMITQLIIISLFVIVIDQFLKAFFFDISKTLSVFVGLIITNCIVMGRSESLARHVTPIPAFLDGFASGLGYGWVLLVIGVIRELFGFGTLMGFRIIPQFVYASETHPDGYQNLSLMVLAPSAFFLLGIMIWLVNIRDSKKRKR; this is encoded by the coding sequence ATGACAAGTAAAAAGTCCTATAAAAGCTATTTCTTTGATCCTCTATGGAGCAACAACCAAATTCTCATTGCGATTTTGGGGATTTGCTCGGCTCTGGCAGTGACAACAACAGTACAAACGGCAATTACTATGGGAATTGCTGTCAGCATTGTTACAGGATGCTCGTCTTTCTTTGTTTCCTTATTACGTAAGTTCACTCCTGACAGTGTGAGAATGATTACTCAGCTAATTATCATTAGCTTGTTTGTGATTGTTATCGACCAGTTTTTAAAAGCTTTTTTCTTTGATATTTCCAAAACACTTTCTGTTTTTGTGGGTCTTATCATCACCAATTGCATCGTGATGGGAAGGTCTGAAAGTCTAGCTAGGCATGTGACTCCTATTCCAGCGTTCTTAGATGGGTTTGCCTCTGGCTTAGGATACGGCTGGGTCTTACTTGTCATTGGAGTCATCAGAGAACTCTTTGGTTTTGGAACTCTTATGGGGTTTCGCATCATCCCTCAATTTGTTTATGCTTCCGAAACCCACCCCGATGGATACCAAAATTTAAGTCTTATGGTGCTAGCACCGTCGGCTTTTTTCCTACTTGGTATTATGATTTGGCTTGTTAACATTCGAGACTCTAAAAAGAGAAAAAGGTAG
- the nqrE gene encoding NADH:ubiquinone reductase (Na(+)-transporting) subunit E has product MWLGAYTWLNVFGILLQAAFIQNILLANFLGMCSYLACSTRVSTANGLGMSVALVLTVTGSINWFVHAFITGPKALTWISPSLASVNLGFLELIIFIVVIAAFTQILELLLEKVSRNLYLSLGIFLPLIAVNCAILGGVLFGITRSYPFIPMMIFSLGAGCGWWLAIVILATIKEKLAYSDIPKNLQGMGISFITTGLIAMAFMSLTGIDISKPSAKIQRAPLETEVVENTTNPLKESSSKHQPSISKARTQRRSL; this is encoded by the coding sequence ATGTGGTTAGGTGCGTATACTTGGCTTAATGTCTTTGGTATTCTTCTACAAGCAGCCTTTATTCAGAATATCCTTCTTGCGAATTTCTTGGGGATGTGTAGTTACCTTGCTTGCTCTACTAGGGTTTCTACAGCCAATGGCTTGGGGATGTCCGTAGCCCTTGTTCTCACTGTAACAGGGAGCATCAACTGGTTTGTCCATGCTTTCATCACGGGCCCTAAAGCTCTAACTTGGATCTCTCCATCTTTAGCTTCTGTAAACCTAGGTTTTCTGGAGCTGATTATTTTCATCGTGGTGATTGCGGCATTCACGCAAATCTTAGAGCTTCTTTTAGAAAAGGTCTCCAGGAATCTATATCTCTCCTTAGGGATCTTCCTTCCCTTGATTGCTGTGAACTGCGCGATCCTAGGGGGTGTGCTCTTCGGAATCACACGTAGTTATCCTTTTATTCCTATGATGATCTTCTCTTTAGGAGCGGGATGTGGGTGGTGGCTCGCTATTGTTATTTTAGCCACTATCAAAGAAAAACTCGCCTACTCTGATATTCCCAAAAACCTCCAGGGAATGGGGATCTCCTTCATTACAACAGGCCTCATTGCTATGGCTTTTATGAGCTTAACAGGTATTGATATTTCTAAACCTTCAGCAAAGATTCAAAGAGCTCCTCTAGAGACTGAAGTTGTTGAAAACACGACCAATCCACTAAAAGAATCTTCGTCCAAACACCAGCCAAGTATTTCTAAAGCACGAACGCAGCGTCGCTCTCTCTAG
- a CDS encoding glycine cleavage protein H-like protein: MWYSDYHVWILPVHERVVRLGLTEKMQKNLGAILHVDLPSVGSLCKEGEVLVILESSKSAIEVLSPVSGEVIDINLDLVDNPQKINEAPEGEGWLAVVRLDQDWDPSNLSLMDEE, encoded by the coding sequence ATGTGGTATTCTGATTATCATGTTTGGATTTTGCCCGTCCATGAGAGGGTGGTGCGCCTCGGGTTAACAGAAAAAATGCAGAAAAACTTAGGAGCCATTCTCCATGTGGATTTACCTTCAGTAGGGAGTCTATGTAAAGAAGGTGAGGTTTTAGTCATTCTGGAATCTTCTAAATCTGCTATAGAGGTGTTAAGTCCTGTATCAGGAGAGGTTATCGATATCAACCTTGATTTAGTGGATAATCCTCAGAAGATTAACGAAGCTCCAGAAGGTGAGGGATGGTTGGCTGTAGTCCGACTAGACCAGGACTGGGATCCTTCTAATCTTTCTTTGATGGATGAAGAGTAA
- a CDS encoding phospholipase D-like domain-containing protein: MMSRLRFRLAALGIFFILLVPNSVSAKTIVASDKEKVGVLVYDNSVEAFQQILDCIDHANFYVELCPCMTGGRTLKEMVDHLEARMDLVPELCSYIIIQPTFTDAEDQKLLKALKERHPNRFFYVFTGCPPSTSILAPNVIEMHIKLSIIDGKYCILGGTNFEEFMCTPGDEVPEKVDNPRLFVSGVRRPLAFRDQDIMLRSTAFGLQLREEYHKQFAMWDYYAHHMWFIDNPEQFAGACPPLTLEQAEETVFPGFDKHEDLVLVDSSKIRIVLGGPHDKQPNPVTQEYLKLIQGARSSVKLAHMYFIPKDELLNALVDVSHNHGVHLSLITNGCHELSPAITGPYAWGNRINYFALLYGKRYPLWKKWFCEKLKPYERVSIYEFAIWETQLHKKCMIIDDEIFVIGSYNFGKKSDAFDYESIVVIESPEVAAKANKVFNKDIGLSIPVSHGDIFSWYFHSVHHTLGHLQLTYMPA, encoded by the coding sequence ATGATGAGTCGGTTGCGTTTTCGCTTGGCAGCTCTTGGAATATTTTTTATTTTGCTGGTTCCTAATTCTGTTTCAGCAAAGACAATCGTAGCTTCAGACAAGGAGAAGGTTGGAGTTCTTGTTTATGACAATAGTGTAGAGGCCTTTCAACAGATATTGGATTGCATAGATCATGCAAATTTTTATGTAGAACTGTGTCCCTGCATGACAGGAGGCCGAACGCTTAAAGAGATGGTAGATCACCTCGAGGCTCGTATGGATCTGGTTCCAGAGCTCTGTAGCTATATCATTATCCAACCCACGTTTACCGATGCTGAAGACCAAAAATTACTCAAAGCTCTCAAAGAACGTCATCCCAACCGGTTTTTCTACGTTTTTACAGGGTGCCCACCCTCAACAAGCATCCTCGCTCCTAATGTCATTGAAATGCATATCAAACTTTCTATCATCGATGGGAAATATTGTATTTTAGGTGGTACCAATTTTGAAGAGTTTATGTGCACTCCAGGGGATGAGGTTCCTGAGAAAGTGGATAACCCACGTTTATTTGTCAGTGGAGTGCGTCGGCCCCTAGCATTTCGTGATCAGGATATCATGTTGCGTTCTACAGCATTCGGTTTGCAGCTCAGAGAAGAATATCATAAGCAATTTGCTATGTGGGACTACTATGCACATCATATGTGGTTCATTGATAATCCTGAACAGTTTGCAGGCGCCTGTCCTCCACTGACTTTAGAACAAGCCGAGGAGACAGTATTTCCTGGATTTGACAAACATGAAGATCTTGTTCTTGTCGACTCTTCCAAGATCAGGATAGTTTTAGGTGGTCCCCACGATAAGCAACCCAATCCTGTGACTCAAGAATATTTGAAACTTATCCAGGGAGCTAGATCTTCTGTGAAGCTTGCTCACATGTATTTCATCCCTAAGGACGAGCTTTTAAATGCTCTTGTCGACGTTTCTCATAATCACGGTGTTCATCTGAGTTTAATTACGAACGGCTGTCATGAATTAAGTCCTGCAATTACAGGACCCTATGCTTGGGGAAACCGTATTAACTATTTCGCCTTGCTCTATGGGAAACGGTATCCTCTTTGGAAAAAATGGTTTTGCGAAAAGCTAAAACCTTATGAGCGGGTTTCTATTTATGAGTTTGCTATTTGGGAAACGCAGTTGCACAAGAAGTGTATGATTATCGATGATGAAATTTTTGTGATCGGAAGTTATAATTTTGGAAAGAAAAGTGATGCCTTTGATTACGAAAGTATTGTAGTTATCGAATCTCCAGAAGTCGCTGCAAAAGCTAACAAAGTCTTCAATAAAGATATCGGATTGTCGATTCCTGTAAGTCATGGCGACATTTTCTCTTGGTATTTCCATTCCGTACACCACACTTTGGGACATTTGCAGCTGACCTATATGCCAGCCTAG
- a CDS encoding lipoate--protein ligase family protein produces MKVRIVDSGKSSAASHMAKDRDLLESLQDGELILHLYEWENPCSLTYGHFMRPEKFLLSNYADLGLDAAVRPTGGGFVFHKGDYAFSVLMSATHPSYSSSVLENYHTVNSFVAKVLEKVFRIQGMLAPEDENSSSRDSGNFCMAKTSKYDVLFGDKKIGGAAQRKVQQGFLHQGSLFLSGSSSEFYQRFLKPEVLEEIIEQIQIHAFFPLGLEAADEVLQEARQQVKEAFIKLFCGEGL; encoded by the coding sequence ATGAAAGTTCGTATCGTAGATTCAGGAAAATCTTCAGCGGCCTCCCACATGGCTAAGGACAGAGATTTATTAGAATCTCTGCAAGATGGGGAGCTCATTTTACACCTTTATGAGTGGGAGAATCCTTGTTCTCTGACGTACGGTCACTTTATGCGTCCAGAAAAATTTTTACTTTCCAACTATGCGGATCTAGGATTGGACGCCGCAGTGCGGCCTACGGGAGGGGGATTTGTCTTCCATAAGGGAGATTATGCTTTTTCTGTTCTTATGTCTGCGACACATCCTTCCTATTCTTCTTCGGTACTTGAGAACTACCATACTGTAAACTCTTTTGTAGCGAAGGTTCTAGAGAAAGTATTTCGGATCCAGGGAATGTTAGCTCCAGAAGACGAAAACTCTTCTTCCAGAGATTCAGGAAATTTTTGTATGGCAAAAACTTCGAAGTATGACGTTCTTTTTGGGGACAAGAAGATAGGGGGCGCTGCCCAACGCAAGGTGCAACAGGGATTTTTACATCAAGGATCCTTATTCTTATCGGGAAGTTCTTCTGAGTTTTACCAGAGATTTTTAAAACCCGAGGTTCTTGAAGAAATTATTGAACAAATCCAGATTCACGCGTTTTTCCCTTTAGGTTTGGAAGCTGCTGATGAAGTGCTGCAGGAGGCGCGTCAGCAAGTCAAAGAGGCGTTTATTAAATTGTTTTGTGGTGAGGGGTTATGA